In Pedobacter sp. W3I1, one DNA window encodes the following:
- a CDS encoding endonuclease V yields the protein MYDHYSFEDAAAYQIELAKQLKFQPLGEIKTITGADISFNKNSTTMYAGMVILSYPEMVLKSFALETYETSFPYKAGFLGFKEIPALLKVWALIADKPDVVVLDGNGILHPRRMGVASHFGILANQATIGCAKSLLYGKNHQPANVKYNTAEIKNNAGEMLGFALRTKINCESVYVSAGHLITQEKSLDVIKKCVGNYRIPEPTRMAHNIVNDFRIGKLKAGFHEVSPPLTLF from the coding sequence ATGTACGACCACTATAGCTTCGAAGATGCAGCCGCTTATCAGATTGAATTAGCCAAACAGTTAAAATTCCAACCGCTTGGTGAAATTAAAACCATTACTGGTGCAGATATTTCTTTTAATAAAAACAGCACAACGATGTATGCAGGAATGGTAATCTTAAGTTATCCTGAAATGGTTTTAAAATCATTCGCCTTAGAAACTTACGAAACGAGTTTTCCGTATAAAGCAGGATTTTTAGGTTTTAAAGAAATTCCGGCATTATTAAAAGTTTGGGCATTGATTGCAGATAAACCAGATGTTGTCGTGTTGGATGGAAATGGAATTTTGCATCCACGGCGCATGGGCGTTGCTTCGCATTTTGGAATTCTTGCTAACCAAGCTACAATTGGTTGTGCTAAAAGCCTTTTATATGGTAAAAATCATCAGCCGGCAAATGTTAAATATAACACTGCAGAAATTAAAAATAATGCAGGCGAAATGCTTGGCTTTGCACTGAGAACAAAAATCAATTGCGAATCTGTTTACGTTTCAGCTGGGCATTTAATTACGCAAGAAAAAAGCCTTGATGTCATTAAAAAATGCGTTGGAAATTACCGGATCCCAGAACCAACACGTATGGCGCACAACATTGTAAATGATTTTAGGATTGGAAAGCTAAAAGCAGGTTTTCATGAGGTGTCGCCCCCATTAACTTTGTTTTAA
- the hemF gene encoding oxygen-dependent coproporphyrinogen oxidase, translating to MEIEKVIMFKEEVAARYKQIQDEICRGLEIADGKGKFEEELWERDGGGGGRTRIMQNSAIIEKGGVNFSAVHGKLPEAIKKAFNVTEDDFFATGVSIVIHPNHPLVPIIHMNIRYFELNEQTRWFGGGIDLTPHYVFENDARFFHHKLKQACDDFSAEFYPKFKTHADDYFFIKHREETRGIGGIFYDRLKPENTNLSWEEILDFSINIGETFLPIYTELIDRHRDKEFTEAQKQWQYQRRSRYVEFNLVYDSGTKFGLETNGRIESILMSLPPQANWGYNVQPEINSDEYKTQQLLKKGINWI from the coding sequence ATGGAAATAGAAAAAGTCATCATGTTTAAAGAAGAAGTAGCAGCACGGTATAAGCAAATACAGGATGAAATTTGCAGAGGATTGGAAATTGCCGATGGCAAAGGGAAATTTGAAGAAGAGCTCTGGGAGCGAGACGGTGGGGGAGGCGGACGTACCCGGATTATGCAAAATAGTGCAATTATTGAAAAGGGGGGGGTAAATTTCTCTGCAGTGCACGGCAAGCTGCCTGAAGCAATAAAAAAAGCCTTTAATGTAACCGAAGATGATTTTTTTGCCACTGGCGTTTCAATAGTGATTCACCCAAATCATCCGCTGGTTCCGATTATCCATATGAATATCCGCTACTTTGAACTGAACGAACAAACACGTTGGTTTGGTGGTGGTATCGATTTAACGCCACATTACGTGTTCGAAAACGATGCCCGTTTTTTTCACCATAAGCTAAAACAGGCTTGCGACGATTTCAGCGCTGAATTTTATCCAAAATTTAAAACACATGCCGATGATTATTTCTTTATTAAACACCGTGAAGAAACCCGTGGTATTGGCGGTATCTTTTACGATCGGCTAAAACCTGAAAATACCAATTTATCGTGGGAGGAGATTTTAGATTTTTCCATTAATATTGGCGAAACATTTTTACCAATTTATACAGAATTAATTGACCGTCACCGCGATAAAGAATTTACCGAAGCACAGAAACAATGGCAATATCAGCGCCGTAGCCGCTATGTAGAGTTTAATTTAGTCTACGATTCAGGGACGAAATTTGGCTTAGAAACTAACGGAAGAATAGAATCTATTTTAATGAGTTTGCCACCACAGGCAAACTGGGGTTATAATGTTCAACCAGAAATTAATTCAGATGAATACAAAACCCAACAACTACTTAAAAAAGGAATTAACTGGATCTAA
- a CDS encoding MFS transporter gives MDLQAKANNRNVIFLVIVAALGYFVDIYDLVLFSVVRVQSLTEIGVSQADMQSDGFLIINSQMFGLLLGGILWGVLGDKLGRIKVLFGSILLYSLANIANGFVTSVNSYAIIRFIAGIGLAGELGAGITLVAETMDKEKRGYGTMIVGAVGLLGAAVAATVAAEFTWQTSYFVGGGMGLVLLLLRVGTFESGMFKHAANQTEVSKGNIFMLFNNWKRFSKYLYCILIGIPLWFVVGILVTLAPEFGKALGATEPLKAGTGIMFTYFGIAIGDVVTGLLSQVLKSRKKTVFIFHLLSVASVVVYLTSFGLTGGNFIWICLFMGFSVGYWATFVTIASEQFGTNIRATVTTTAPNFVRGALIPITFLFEFLTHRYGLITAGYLVMGILTLIAMFGLSQLKESFNKDLDYLEE, from the coding sequence ATGGATCTTCAAGCAAAAGCAAACAACCGTAATGTAATTTTCTTAGTCATTGTAGCTGCCCTGGGCTATTTCGTCGACATTTACGATCTTGTTCTATTCTCTGTTGTTCGTGTTCAAAGTTTAACTGAAATCGGTGTTTCGCAGGCCGACATGCAATCTGATGGTTTCCTGATCATTAATTCTCAAATGTTCGGCTTACTTTTAGGTGGAATTTTATGGGGTGTACTCGGCGATAAACTAGGAAGGATAAAAGTTCTTTTTGGTTCAATCCTTTTATATTCACTGGCCAATATTGCGAATGGTTTTGTTACATCGGTTAATAGTTATGCCATCATCAGGTTTATTGCCGGCATTGGTTTAGCCGGAGAGCTTGGTGCAGGAATCACTTTGGTTGCAGAAACCATGGATAAAGAAAAGCGTGGTTATGGAACCATGATTGTAGGTGCTGTTGGTTTACTGGGTGCAGCTGTTGCGGCAACTGTAGCAGCTGAATTTACCTGGCAAACCTCTTACTTTGTAGGTGGTGGCATGGGTTTAGTTTTGCTTTTATTGCGTGTAGGTACATTTGAATCGGGCATGTTTAAACATGCAGCTAACCAAACTGAAGTATCAAAAGGAAATATTTTTATGTTGTTTAACAACTGGAAACGTTTTTCTAAATATCTCTATTGTATCTTAATCGGTATTCCATTATGGTTTGTGGTAGGAATCCTGGTTACTTTAGCGCCAGAATTTGGCAAAGCTTTAGGCGCAACAGAACCACTAAAAGCAGGTACTGGAATTATGTTTACCTATTTTGGAATTGCCATAGGGGATGTGGTTACAGGTTTACTTTCTCAGGTATTAAAATCGCGAAAAAAAACAGTCTTTATCTTTCACTTACTTTCTGTGGCGAGTGTGGTTGTTTATCTAACCAGTTTCGGCTTAACGGGTGGTAATTTTATTTGGATTTGCTTATTTATGGGCTTCTCTGTAGGTTATTGGGCCACCTTTGTTACTATTGCATCAGAACAATTTGGAACCAACATAAGGGCTACTGTAACTACAACCGCTCCAAATTTTGTTCGGGGTGCACTAATCCCTATTACATTTTTATTCGAGTTCTTAACCCATAGATACGGATTAATTACTGCAGGTTATTTAGTAATGGGAATCTTAACCCTGATTGCAATGTTCGGTTTGAGCCAGTTAAAAGAAAGTTTTAACAAAGATTTGGATTATTTAGAAGAGTAA
- a CDS encoding coproporphyrinogen III oxidase, producing MKKIILSLAFAGSLMIATSACNSSKNMAGSSDSTTTDSTKVMDTTKTTPDTTSKKVPDTTKTPPDTTKKNPPM from the coding sequence ATGAAAAAAATAATCTTAAGTCTTGCTTTTGCGGGTTCTCTTATGATAGCCACATCAGCATGCAATTCGTCTAAAAATATGGCTGGTTCTTCAGACAGTACTACGACGGATTCTACAAAAGTGATGGATACTACTAAAACGACGCCAGACACAACATCTAAAAAAGTGCCTGACACCACCAAAACGCCACCTGATACAACGAAAAAAAATCCTCCAATGTAG
- the gyrA gene encoding DNA gyrase subunit A, producing the protein MAEDLENQQNDKIIQINIEEQMKSAYIDYSMSVIVSRALPDVRDGLKPVHRRVLYGMLDLGVTSNKPHKKSARIVGEVLGKYHPHGDASVYFTMVRMAQDWSLRYPMVDGQGNFGHIDGDSPAAMRYTEARFSKIAEEMLADINKDTVDFQLNFDDTLQEPTVLPAKIPNLLVNGSSGIAVGMATNMAPHNLTEVIDGVVGYIDNRDITIEELMKFVKAPDFPTGGIIYGYTGVKEAFETGRGRIVMRAKAEIESIKDREVIIVTEIPYQVNKAQMIERTAELVGEKKLEGISNIKDESNKDGIRIVYEIKRDANASIVLNNLYKYTALQTSFSVNNIALVKGRPQMLNLKDLIVHFVDHRHDVVVRRTRYELSEAEKRAHILEGYLIALDHLDEVIKLIRASETPEDARLGLMEKFGLSDIQARAILDMTLRRLTGLERDKIKEEYAELMKTIEHLKSILADEGLRMQIIKDELAEIRQKFGDERRTTIVHSAEDMSMEDFIDDEEVVITISHEGYVKRTPATEFRAQGRGGKGSKGSTSRNEDFIEHMLVATNHNYMLFFTEAGRCFWLRVYEIPEGSRTSKGRAIQNIINIPKEEKIKAYIKVKNLKDQEYLENNFIIMCTKKGTIKKTSLEAYSRPRVNGINAININDGDVLLEACLTNGQSEIVMALRSGRAIRFNESTVRPMGRTATGVRGVRLAHDQDEVVGMIAVNNPEVTVLVVSEKGYGKRTDIEDYRVTNRGGKGVKTINVTEKTGQLVSIKDVTDSEDLMIINRSGIVIRIPVSALRVMGRATQGVRLISLKGDDEIASVTKIDHEEDEEETVDLTDVVVTDGEEVEADPTPEADDTEEEADSDNETEEEN; encoded by the coding sequence ATGGCAGAAGATTTAGAAAATCAGCAGAACGACAAAATCATTCAAATTAATATAGAGGAGCAGATGAAATCGGCCTACATTGATTACTCAATGTCGGTAATCGTATCAAGGGCTTTGCCTGATGTACGCGATGGATTGAAACCGGTACACCGCCGTGTTTTATATGGTATGCTCGATCTTGGTGTAACCAGTAATAAACCACATAAAAAATCTGCCCGTATTGTAGGGGAGGTATTAGGTAAGTATCACCCACATGGTGATGCATCTGTATATTTTACCATGGTTCGTATGGCTCAGGATTGGAGCTTACGTTACCCAATGGTTGATGGACAAGGAAACTTTGGTCACATTGATGGTGACTCTCCGGCTGCAATGCGTTATACTGAAGCACGTTTTTCGAAAATTGCTGAAGAAATGCTTGCCGATATCAATAAAGATACTGTAGATTTTCAGTTAAACTTTGATGATACCTTGCAAGAACCGACCGTTTTACCTGCAAAAATCCCTAACTTATTGGTTAACGGATCTTCTGGTATTGCAGTAGGTATGGCCACCAACATGGCACCTCACAATTTAACCGAGGTAATTGATGGTGTAGTAGGTTATATCGATAACAGAGATATTACTATTGAGGAATTAATGAAGTTTGTAAAAGCTCCGGATTTCCCTACAGGTGGTATTATTTATGGCTATACTGGTGTAAAAGAAGCTTTCGAAACCGGCCGTGGCCGTATTGTAATGCGTGCAAAAGCCGAAATCGAGAGCATTAAAGACCGTGAAGTGATCATTGTTACTGAAATTCCTTACCAGGTTAACAAAGCACAAATGATTGAGCGTACTGCTGAATTGGTTGGCGAGAAAAAACTGGAAGGTATTTCGAACATTAAAGATGAATCGAACAAAGATGGTATCCGTATCGTTTACGAAATTAAACGTGATGCAAATGCATCTATCGTTTTAAACAACCTATATAAGTATACTGCATTACAAACTTCGTTCAGTGTAAATAATATTGCATTGGTAAAAGGCCGTCCACAAATGTTAAATCTTAAAGATTTAATTGTGCATTTTGTGGATCACCGCCATGATGTGGTTGTTCGCCGTACCCGTTACGAATTGTCAGAAGCCGAAAAACGTGCACATATTTTAGAAGGTTATTTAATTGCTTTAGATCATTTAGATGAAGTAATTAAACTGATCCGTGCTTCCGAAACCCCTGAAGATGCCCGTTTAGGCTTGATGGAAAAATTCGGACTGAGCGATATTCAGGCACGTGCGATTTTGGACATGACGCTTCGTCGTTTAACAGGACTAGAGCGTGATAAGATTAAAGAAGAGTATGCAGAGTTAATGAAAACCATCGAGCATTTAAAATCTATCTTAGCAGATGAGGGTTTGCGTATGCAGATTATTAAAGATGAGTTAGCAGAAATCCGTCAGAAATTTGGTGATGAGCGTAGAACAACTATCGTTCACTCAGCCGAAGATATGAGTATGGAAGATTTCATCGATGATGAAGAAGTGGTTATCACCATCTCTCACGAAGGTTACGTAAAACGTACTCCAGCAACGGAATTCAGAGCACAGGGTAGAGGGGGAAAAGGATCTAAAGGCAGTACTTCAAGAAATGAAGATTTTATTGAGCACATGCTCGTGGCCACAAACCACAACTATATGCTGTTCTTTACTGAAGCCGGAAGATGTTTCTGGTTGAGGGTTTATGAAATCCCGGAAGGTTCACGAACCAGTAAAGGAAGAGCGATCCAGAATATCATCAATATTCCGAAAGAGGAAAAAATTAAAGCTTACATTAAGGTTAAGAACCTAAAAGATCAGGAATATTTAGAGAACAATTTCATCATTATGTGTACTAAAAAAGGTACCATTAAGAAAACTTCTCTTGAAGCGTATTCACGTCCACGTGTAAATGGTATTAATGCTATCAATATTAATGATGGTGATGTATTATTGGAAGCTTGTTTAACTAACGGACAAAGCGAAATAGTGATGGCATTGCGTTCTGGTAGAGCAATCCGTTTCAACGAAAGTACGGTTCGCCCTATGGGTAGAACTGCTACCGGCGTACGTGGTGTTAGGCTGGCACACGATCAGGATGAAGTTGTTGGCATGATTGCTGTAAACAATCCTGAAGTTACGGTGTTAGTAGTATCAGAAAAGGGATACGGTAAACGTACCGATATTGAAGACTACCGTGTAACTAACCGTGGTGGTAAAGGGGTAAAAACAATTAATGTTACTGAAAAAACGGGACAATTAGTTTCTATAAAAGACGTTACAGATAGCGAAGATTTGATGATCATTAACCGTTCAGGTATTGTAATCAGAATTCCGGTATCAGCATTGAGGGTAATGGGCCGTGCCACACAAGGGGTTCGTTTAATCTCATTAAAAGGTGATGACGAAATTGCATCGGTTACTAAAATTGATCACGAAGAGGATGAAGAAGAAACAGTAGATTTAACAGATGTTGTAGTTACAGACGGTGAAGAAGTAGAAGCAGATCCTACTCCTGAAGCTGATGATACTGAAGAAGAGGCTGATTCTGATAACGAAACGGAAGAAGAAAATTAA
- a CDS encoding tetratricopeptide repeat protein gives MKRVFLSIVLAGAVSSAFAQKSEVTAAKNDWGLFQLTSSSASTPLAKKLESLAKGLAHTDKAIADEKSKVMPEAWSYRALFASSAAILDSVSTANADANLKIAQDAVVEAKKLDTKGSEKDNISLAETNISNAVRNGGVIAYNKKDYKTAYSKFVAATVINPNDTAMYLNAGIAARLNEDYPNMITQFKKVISLNSPQSKDLYNEIITTTLSKQKDTTAALALIKEATAKFPENTEWIKTETQIYIDRGDAAKSEQMLMALATKEPNNANYQVLLGNIYFSQALKLQADRNKIDAKKVKEFNEVTGKMNALLDKSLPFYKKALEVDAKNQGALETLKTIYGFRNDTKNYEDVKKRLEALPKQ, from the coding sequence ATGAAAAGAGTATTTCTAAGTATAGTTCTAGCAGGTGCGGTAAGCTCTGCATTTGCTCAGAAAAGTGAAGTAACCGCGGCAAAAAACGACTGGGGTTTATTCCAGTTAACTTCTTCAAGCGCATCGACTCCATTGGCTAAAAAACTGGAGTCGTTAGCAAAAGGATTAGCTCATACAGATAAAGCTATTGCTGATGAAAAATCTAAAGTGATGCCTGAAGCGTGGTCTTATCGTGCTTTATTTGCTTCTTCTGCAGCAATTTTAGATTCAGTAAGCACTGCAAATGCCGATGCAAATTTGAAAATTGCTCAAGATGCAGTTGTTGAAGCGAAAAAGTTAGATACAAAAGGAAGTGAAAAAGATAATATTAGTTTAGCTGAAACCAATATTAGCAACGCAGTTAGAAATGGTGGCGTAATTGCTTACAATAAGAAAGATTACAAAACTGCCTACTCCAAATTTGTGGCAGCAACAGTAATCAATCCAAATGATACCGCCATGTATCTAAATGCAGGTATTGCGGCCAGACTTAATGAAGATTATCCGAATATGATTACCCAATTCAAAAAAGTAATCTCTTTAAATTCTCCACAGTCTAAAGATTTGTATAATGAGATTATCACAACTACTTTAAGTAAACAAAAGGATACAACAGCTGCTTTGGCCCTTATTAAAGAAGCGACTGCTAAATTCCCTGAAAATACAGAATGGATCAAAACTGAGACTCAGATTTATATTGATAGGGGTGATGCAGCAAAATCTGAGCAGATGTTAATGGCCTTGGCAACAAAAGAGCCTAACAATGCGAACTATCAGGTTTTATTGGGTAATATTTATTTTAGCCAGGCTTTAAAATTACAGGCCGACAGAAATAAGATTGACGCAAAAAAAGTAAAAGAATTTAACGAAGTAACAGGTAAAATGAATGCTTTATTAGATAAATCTCTTCCTTTTTACAAAAAAGCGTTAGAAGTTGATGCAAAAAATCAGGGTGCTTTAGAAACATTGAAAACAATTTATGGCTTCAGAAATGACACTAAAAATTACGAAGATGTTAAAAAACGTTTAGAGGCACTGCCTAAACAATAA
- a CDS encoding DUF4442 domain-containing protein yields the protein MIISQNTLKWVMRFYPPLFFQRIWVQRFENEFRSCTVKLSKSFLNKNYNGSIFGGTIYAATDPFYALLFDQLMQRRGFKVRVWLKSASIQYLKPGRSTLYFTITVTDEMLNEAEHALKTVGKFVKAYPMDITNKDGELCATVMNEVYIRNLHQGETPRVAY from the coding sequence ATGATTATTTCTCAAAATACCCTTAAATGGGTAATGCGTTTTTACCCACCCCTATTTTTTCAACGCATTTGGGTTCAAAGATTTGAAAATGAATTTAGAAGCTGTACGGTTAAGCTTAGCAAGAGTTTTCTGAATAAAAATTATAACGGCTCTATTTTTGGAGGTACTATTTATGCAGCTACAGACCCGTTTTATGCCTTGTTATTTGATCAGTTGATGCAGCGCCGTGGCTTTAAAGTCCGGGTATGGTTAAAGAGTGCCTCTATACAATATTTAAAGCCTGGTCGTTCTACCTTATATTTTACCATAACCGTAACTGATGAAATGCTGAATGAAGCTGAGCATGCATTAAAAACCGTTGGGAAGTTTGTAAAAGCCTACCCAATGGATATTACCAATAAGGACGGTGAACTATGCGCCACTGTGATGAATGAAGTATATATCCGAAACCTGCATCAGGGAGAAACCCCTAGAGTTGCTTACTAA
- a CDS encoding TCR/Tet family MFS transporter, which yields MANKKKSAMSFIMVTLLIDFTGFGLIIPVLPKLIQDFTGGGFGLAAEYGGWLTLAYASVQFIFSPIIGAMSDRYGRRPVLLSSLFGLGIDYIFLAFAPSIVWLFVGRIIAGITGASFTTAQAYIADVSPPEKRAQNFGLVGAAFGVGFILGPVLGGVFSHFGTRVPFMIAAGLSLVNWLYGYFILPESLPVEKRRAFDWKRANPIGSLLSIGKYPALLGLMATLFLLYFASHAVQSNWTFYTMEKFKWDAAWVGYSLGFVGLVVGIVQGGLIRVILPKIGEKKAVYFGLILYIIGFIAFAFASKGWMMFAFMLPYGLAGICGPAMQGLISNQVPSNAQGEMQGVLTGLQSLAAIFAPWVMTHIFAYFIEGKAPVYFPGAPFILSALLTLIGLFICLRSLKKYH from the coding sequence ATGGCAAACAAGAAGAAATCTGCAATGAGTTTTATTATGGTTACCCTCCTGATCGATTTTACAGGTTTTGGGTTAATCATTCCGGTTTTACCAAAACTTATACAGGATTTTACCGGTGGTGGCTTCGGTTTGGCAGCAGAATATGGTGGCTGGCTCACGCTTGCCTATGCATCGGTACAATTTATATTTTCGCCTATTATTGGTGCAATGAGCGATCGGTATGGTCGCAGGCCAGTATTGCTAAGCTCTTTATTCGGTCTTGGTATTGATTATATCTTTTTAGCCTTTGCCCCTTCTATTGTTTGGTTATTTGTAGGAAGGATTATTGCGGGTATTACAGGAGCCAGTTTTACAACCGCTCAAGCTTACATTGCAGACGTTTCGCCTCCAGAAAAAAGAGCACAGAATTTTGGTTTGGTTGGAGCTGCCTTTGGTGTTGGGTTTATTTTAGGACCAGTTTTAGGTGGAGTTTTTAGCCATTTTGGCACCCGGGTTCCTTTTATGATTGCAGCAGGTTTATCATTAGTCAACTGGCTATATGGTTATTTTATATTACCAGAATCTTTGCCTGTTGAAAAACGCAGAGCGTTTGACTGGAAGAGGGCAAATCCAATCGGTTCGTTGTTAAGCATTGGCAAATACCCTGCATTATTGGGCCTGATGGCTACCTTATTCTTATTATACTTTGCCAGTCACGCTGTTCAATCCAACTGGACATTTTATACCATGGAGAAATTTAAATGGGATGCGGCATGGGTGGGTTATTCATTAGGCTTTGTGGGGCTGGTAGTGGGTATCGTTCAAGGTGGCTTAATAAGGGTAATCCTACCTAAAATTGGAGAAAAGAAAGCTGTTTACTTCGGCCTCATTTTATACATCATCGGCTTTATCGCCTTTGCTTTTGCGTCAAAAGGCTGGATGATGTTTGCTTTTATGCTACCTTATGGTTTAGCCGGAATCTGCGGACCAGCCATGCAGGGTTTGATTTCGAACCAGGTACCATCGAACGCACAAGGCGAAATGCAGGGTGTTTTAACAGGTTTACAAAGTTTAGCGGCCATATTTGCCCCTTGGGTAATGACGCATATCTTTGCATATTTTATTGAAGGTAAGGCTCCGGTTTATTTTCCAGGCGCACCATTTATACTGAGTGCGTTGCTAACTTTAATTGGTTTGTTTATCTGTTTGAGGAGTTTGAAGAAATATCATTAG
- a CDS encoding lipopolysaccharide assembly protein LapB has protein sequence MAQKSQILIARNAVGKLQASIANKEDEKKQLAIINEGLKSIESAEKDNKTKNWAETWSIKSYLTSFAALIDTDPNNANKFYDNAIEAVTKAKSLDRYDDNSGLIKASNHNILIKKQEKGNEAFFNNDFKEAFTDLKEVGDNFPADTTLALNTAICALNIQAYDEALTYFKRAKENGIKNPSVFQKMAQMYVVKSENETAIKTLEDGLVLNPFNRFLTNDYINLLLDTENYSKAQGLIENNLKVEKGSKLLYFLYGYLQQLGGNNATAILAYNKALDTDQNYFDALYQLSLAYINTANETLGKNEADKTAKYNGLINHAQFALQRANEINPNDKKTVQLLIEIYTRKKANDKVQELSRKLQEL, from the coding sequence GTGGCCCAAAAATCTCAAATCCTTATTGCCAGAAATGCCGTGGGTAAACTGCAGGCATCTATAGCCAATAAAGAAGATGAGAAAAAGCAACTTGCTATTATAAACGAAGGTTTAAAGTCAATTGAGTCTGCAGAAAAAGATAATAAAACAAAAAACTGGGCCGAAACCTGGTCAATAAAATCTTACCTGACTTCATTTGCTGCATTAATCGATACTGATCCGAATAATGCCAACAAATTTTATGATAATGCAATTGAAGCTGTTACCAAAGCAAAATCACTTGATCGATATGATGACAATTCAGGCTTAATTAAAGCTTCAAACCACAACATCTTAATCAAAAAACAAGAAAAAGGCAATGAAGCTTTTTTTAATAACGATTTTAAAGAAGCATTTACAGATTTAAAAGAAGTAGGAGACAATTTCCCTGCAGACACTACTTTAGCTTTAAATACAGCTATTTGTGCATTAAATATCCAGGCTTATGATGAGGCTTTAACTTATTTTAAACGTGCGAAAGAAAACGGAATTAAAAATCCATCTGTTTTTCAGAAAATGGCACAAATGTATGTGGTTAAATCAGAAAATGAAACCGCAATTAAAACCTTGGAAGACGGACTTGTGCTTAATCCATTCAACCGTTTTTTAACCAACGATTATATCAATCTTTTACTCGATACCGAGAATTACAGCAAAGCACAGGGATTAATCGAAAATAATTTAAAAGTAGAAAAAGGAAGTAAGCTGCTATATTTTCTTTACGGTTATCTGCAGCAGCTTGGTGGAAATAATGCTACGGCTATTTTGGCTTATAACAAAGCTTTAGATACAGATCAAAATTATTTCGATGCCTTGTATCAATTGAGTTTAGCTTATATTAATACAGCCAACGAAACCCTGGGTAAAAATGAAGCAGATAAAACTGCTAAGTATAATGGATTAATTAACCATGCCCAGTTTGCTTTGCAACGTGCAAATGAAATTAATCCGAACGATAAGAAAACTGTTCAGTTACTGATCGAAATCTACACCAGAAAGAAAGCTAACGACAAAGTTCAGGAGCTTAGCCGAAAACTTCAGGAACTGTAA